A genomic region of Cyanobacteria bacterium FACHB-DQ100 contains the following coding sequences:
- the murJ gene encoding murein biosynthesis integral membrane protein MurJ: protein MTETPKPKRSLAGIAGIVAIATLISKVVGLIRQLAIAFAFGVGTAKAAYDISVIIPSFFLILLGGINGPFHSAMVSALAKRRKEESAPLVEAISTLIGLVFLVVSLIVFFFAPFFIDLLASGLRQTAQGLETRTIAIQQLQIMAPIAWFAGMIGIGFGTLNAADQYWLPSISPLLSSLTLIIGIGIFILTAGTQATNPNYALIGGMVLAIGTLLGTVLQWLAQFWAQRQSGLGRFRIRFVWNDPGVREVFRVMGPALFSSGMLQINVITDLTFAAYLPNAVAAISSLDYANLLVQTPLGLLSNMILVPFLPIFSRLADPSQADELKARIRQGLLITAIAMLPLSALTIALSTPIVRVVYERGAFQPEATQLVASVLMAYAAGMFVYLSRDVLVRVFYALGDGDTPFRISIVNIFLNALFDFLLYRPFGIVGIVLATVSVNILSVFALLYFLDRRLNRLPLLEWSYPILGLTIGSFIAGTASWFISNALANFSSLNGFWLALAQMTIAGSVGLGLFALIASQLRLPEVDLFTDRIRQRLRR, encoded by the coding sequence GTGACTGAAACTCCGAAACCTAAACGCTCCCTTGCAGGCATCGCGGGAATTGTCGCGATCGCAACGCTGATCAGCAAAGTGGTAGGACTGATTCGACAGCTAGCGATCGCGTTTGCGTTTGGAGTCGGGACAGCAAAAGCCGCTTACGATATTTCTGTCATTATTCCAAGCTTCTTTTTGATTTTGCTCGGTGGGATTAACGGCCCGTTCCACAGTGCGATGGTCAGCGCTTTAGCAAAACGTCGAAAAGAAGAATCCGCCCCGCTCGTCGAAGCAATTTCGACACTGATCGGGCTTGTTTTTCTAGTGGTGTCACTGATTGTTTTTTTCTTTGCGCCGTTCTTTATTGATTTGCTGGCAAGTGGATTAAGGCAGACCGCGCAAGGGTTAGAGACTAGAACGATCGCAATTCAACAACTGCAAATCATGGCTCCGATCGCTTGGTTTGCCGGCATGATCGGAATTGGCTTTGGTACGTTAAACGCAGCCGATCAATATTGGCTACCGTCAATTAGTCCATTGCTTTCTAGCCTGACATTAATCATCGGCATTGGAATTTTTATCCTGACTGCGGGAACTCAAGCGACTAATCCGAACTATGCGCTGATTGGGGGAATGGTTCTCGCGATCGGCACACTGTTGGGAACGGTTTTACAGTGGCTCGCGCAATTCTGGGCGCAGCGACAATCGGGATTAGGACGATTTCGGATTCGCTTTGTGTGGAATGATCCGGGTGTACGGGAAGTGTTTCGCGTCATGGGGCCTGCGCTGTTCTCGTCGGGAATGCTGCAAATTAATGTGATCACGGATTTGACGTTTGCTGCCTATCTGCCAAACGCGGTTGCAGCGATCTCTAGCTTGGATTACGCCAATCTTTTGGTTCAAACTCCGCTAGGACTGCTTTCAAATATGATCCTGGTGCCATTTCTACCGATCTTTTCTCGGTTGGCTGATCCGAGTCAGGCAGATGAACTCAAGGCGCGCATTCGGCAGGGACTTTTGATTACCGCGATCGCGATGTTGCCTCTAAGTGCCTTAACGATCGCGCTTTCGACTCCGATCGTGCGAGTGGTTTACGAACGGGGAGCCTTTCAACCGGAAGCAACTCAATTAGTCGCGTCGGTATTGATGGCATATGCTGCGGGAATGTTCGTTTACCTGAGTCGAGATGTTTTAGTGAGAGTATTCTACGCGCTTGGAGATGGCGATACTCCATTCAGAATTAGTATTGTCAATATCTTTCTCAATGCGTTGTTTGACTTTCTACTTTACCGACCCTTTGGCATTGTTGGAATCGTTTTAGCAACGGTGAGCGTGAATATTCTCTCAGTCTTCGCACTGCTATATTTTCTCGATCGTAGACTCAATCGATTACCCCTGCTGGAATGGAGCTATCCGATCTTAGGGCTGACGATTGGCAGTTTTATTGCCGGAACCGCAAGCTGGTTTATCTCGAATGCGCTCGCGAATTTTTCCAGTCTTAACGGCTTCTGGCTTGCATTAGCGCAGATGACGATCGCGGGTTCGGTTGGGCTTGGACTCTTCGCTCTGATTGCAAGTCAGCTAAGATTACCAGAAGTAGACCTATTTACCGATCGTATTCGTCAACGCCTCCGCCGATGA
- a CDS encoding MEKHLA domain-containing protein: MNSPWQLQQAQRLIDSFHHWTGKTLIQTPEALFEAPFVVVSHGTEPDPIFNYGNRQALTLWEMDWETFTQLPSRKSAEPVSQEERSRLLAQAKAQGYISDYRGVRISSTGKRFWIEDVILWTVLDELNQPCGQAATFSTWKFIL; the protein is encoded by the coding sequence ATGAATTCTCCCTGGCAACTTCAACAGGCTCAGCGTTTAATTGATAGCTTTCATCACTGGACAGGAAAAACGCTGATTCAAACGCCCGAAGCTTTATTTGAGGCTCCGTTTGTCGTCGTTTCTCATGGCACTGAACCTGATCCGATCTTTAACTATGGCAATCGGCAAGCTCTAACGCTATGGGAAATGGACTGGGAAACCTTCACGCAATTGCCTTCAAGAAAATCTGCTGAGCCTGTCAGCCAAGAAGAACGATCGCGGCTGCTCGCTCAAGCAAAAGCGCAGGGTTATATCAGTGACTATCGTGGAGTCCGCATTTCTAGCACGGGTAAACGGTTCTGGATCGAAGATGTGATCCTTTGGACAGTGTTAGATGAATTAAACCAACCTTGTGGACAGGCAGCGACATTTTCGACGTGGAAATTTATTCTGTAA
- a CDS encoding DUF393 domain-containing protein, whose product MKPYTVIYDGHCNLCSNLVQVLEQIDKGDRFQYLPMQDEAGLAQFGITAQDCEMGMILIDNVTPDRRWQGSDAAEEIGRLLPVGNVFVTVYRNLPGMKWVGDRVYEQVRDNRYALFGRRSSPYQTAYPACDTACDQYFSK is encoded by the coding sequence ATGAAACCTTACACTGTGATTTATGACGGGCACTGTAATCTTTGCTCGAATTTGGTTCAAGTTCTAGAACAGATTGATAAGGGCGATCGCTTTCAATATCTGCCAATGCAGGATGAAGCGGGATTAGCTCAATTCGGCATTACCGCTCAAGATTGCGAAATGGGCATGATTCTAATTGATAATGTGACACCCGATCGCCGATGGCAAGGAAGCGATGCTGCCGAAGAAATTGGGCGACTGCTTCCGGTGGGAAATGTATTTGTCACCGTTTACCGAAATCTACCTGGCATGAAATGGGTGGGCGATCGCGTGTACGAGCAGGTGCGCGACAATCGATATGCTTTATTTGGTCGGCGATCGAGTCCCTATCAAACCGCTTATCCTGCTTGTGACACAGCTTGCGACCAGTATTTCTCGAAATGA
- a CDS encoding CHAT domain-containing protein codes for MSPSELPCLSLAIERLRASQAQHFAIHVIEAPYRGGYLLRDCLWTDELMHHWRSWQEMFSSRGVPDVPHVSQVSTPPIRAAELPIGQPVPRSARLMQDLGINLWQWLFDGVIQSSLNRSQGIAQGKGKALRVRLDVRDPDLISLPWEIMQSDAGKQAISLSQQLLFSRTTTDVDALPELRSETSLNVLLVLGQNAAPDLPNVGFEGRQRDELKRLKLEQEATALSRILRERPGMGRLAAPCFVDTLLQPTSADLIDRLENGHYNVLFYAGHGVPAPDGGLLFLRPNQPMNGTELAQVLTRCQVKLAVFNACWGAQPEEQHHQTIPRSSLAEVLLHHGVPAVLAMRDSITDQEALSFIAAFAQALSDRMPIDQSVAVARQHLLTLFRFNHQAWTLPVLYMHPEFNGELIKPIEEGLTQIPHTPSQLGGQHPIASLRSLENAKIWTIRGGLMRVGMSTENDLVLANEPGVSRKHAEIFSRSADSMQPTYFLRDFSRYGTWISTVNGWQKVHNYEVPLYSGAQIKFGGSQNSVLEFLVSPADGRN; via the coding sequence ATGTCACCGTCTGAACTTCCCTGTTTAAGTCTTGCGATCGAGCGATTACGCGCTTCCCAAGCCCAGCACTTCGCAATCCATGTGATTGAAGCTCCTTATCGGGGAGGATATTTGCTGCGAGATTGTCTATGGACAGACGAGTTGATGCACCACTGGCGATCGTGGCAGGAAATGTTTTCCTCGCGTGGAGTTCCGGACGTGCCGCACGTCTCGCAGGTCAGCACACCGCCAATCCGAGCCGCAGAGCTGCCGATCGGTCAACCGGTTCCGCGCAGCGCCCGCTTAATGCAAGATCTGGGAATTAATCTGTGGCAATGGCTGTTTGATGGCGTGATTCAGAGCAGTCTAAATCGCAGCCAGGGAATCGCTCAGGGCAAAGGAAAAGCGCTCCGGGTACGATTAGATGTACGCGATCCCGATCTGATCTCGCTGCCTTGGGAGATCATGCAAAGCGATGCGGGAAAGCAGGCAATCTCGCTCAGTCAGCAGCTTTTATTTAGTCGCACCACCACCGATGTCGATGCACTCCCGGAACTGCGATCGGAAACCAGCCTGAATGTACTCTTGGTTCTAGGACAAAATGCCGCGCCCGACTTGCCTAACGTTGGATTTGAAGGCAGACAGCGCGACGAGTTGAAGCGACTGAAGTTAGAGCAAGAAGCAACCGCGCTCTCGAGAATTCTACGAGAGCGACCGGGAATGGGTCGGCTTGCGGCTCCTTGTTTCGTCGATACGCTGCTGCAACCGACTTCAGCAGACCTGATCGATCGGCTGGAGAACGGTCATTATAATGTCCTGTTTTATGCGGGTCACGGCGTTCCTGCGCCCGATGGTGGCTTGCTATTTCTGCGCCCCAATCAGCCGATGAATGGGACAGAACTAGCACAGGTGCTCACTCGCTGTCAGGTCAAACTAGCCGTGTTTAATGCGTGTTGGGGAGCGCAACCAGAGGAACAACATCACCAGACGATTCCGAGAAGTAGCTTAGCGGAGGTGTTGCTGCATCACGGAGTGCCCGCAGTGTTAGCGATGCGAGATTCGATTACCGATCAAGAAGCGCTGAGTTTTATCGCAGCCTTTGCTCAAGCGTTGAGCGATCGAATGCCGATCGATCAATCCGTTGCCGTTGCGCGTCAACATTTGCTGACTTTGTTTCGATTCAATCACCAGGCCTGGACATTGCCTGTGTTGTATATGCACCCGGAATTCAACGGGGAATTGATTAAACCGATCGAAGAAGGATTAACGCAAATTCCCCACACACCGAGCCAGCTAGGGGGGCAGCATCCGATCGCATCGCTGCGATCGCTGGAAAACGCCAAGATTTGGACGATTCGCGGTGGCTTGATGCGCGTGGGCATGAGCACCGAGAATGATTTGGTCTTAGCGAACGAACCCGGTGTTTCGCGCAAACACGCGGAAATTTTTTCCCGCAGCGCTGATTCGATGCAGCCGACCTATTTTCTGCGGGATTTTTCACGCTATGGCACCTGGATTTCGACGGTGAACGGGTGGCAGAAAGTCCATAATTACGAGGTGCCCTTATATTCAGGGGCGCAGATTAAGTTTGGTGGCTCTCAGAACTCTGTTTTAGAGTTCTTGGTCTCGCCTGCGGATGGAAGAAACTAA
- a CDS encoding Mo-dependent nitrogenase C-terminal domain-containing protein, giving the protein MSFQKLGGSAQERDRHSSIAISGWVSHPFAPVTSAPPVSHSSPKPFAPLAPLRRKLDSIQVHNPKFAHFLADHIPAQCPFERDVKLFGRTLLHIPPMCKLNPLYEEVIALRFRALCYLADECGEDISQYC; this is encoded by the coding sequence ATGAGCTTTCAGAAACTCGGTGGCTCCGCGCAAGAGCGCGATCGTCACAGCAGCATTGCCATCTCCGGCTGGGTCTCTCACCCATTCGCCCCTGTCACCTCTGCACCCCCTGTCTCTCATTCGTCACCTAAGCCTTTTGCTCCCCTCGCTCCACTGCGTCGTAAGCTAGACAGCATTCAGGTTCATAATCCCAAATTTGCTCATTTTCTAGCAGATCATATTCCCGCTCAGTGCCCATTCGAGCGCGATGTTAAGCTATTCGGCCGCACACTCCTGCACATTCCTCCCATGTGCAAACTCAATCCGCTTTATGAAGAGGTTATTGCCCTCCGCTTCCGGGCATTGTGCTATTTAGCGGATGAATGCGGCGAAGATATCAGTCAATATTGCTAA
- the panB gene encoding 3-methyl-2-oxobutanoate hydroxymethyltransferase yields MPVTPQHLIQWKQQQRSIAILTAWDYAIASILDRAGIDAILVGDSLAMVALGHDTTLPLTLDEMIYHAKAVRRGVKEALLIVDLPFLTYQESVQQALHSAGRILKETGAGAVKLEGGYPVMAETVSRLVQAGIPVMGHVGLTPQSVRQTGFRQQGRSTEAGERILSEAIALEQAGAFAIVLEHIPAELARTITQKLTIPTIGIGAGAGCDGQVLVTSDVLGLGTWKPKFAKAYLDLNTLITRSVQEYCEEVRSGKFPVE; encoded by the coding sequence ATGCCCGTTACGCCACAACACCTGATTCAGTGGAAACAACAACAGCGATCGATTGCCATTCTTACCGCTTGGGATTACGCGATCGCGTCGATTCTCGATCGTGCGGGAATTGATGCCATTTTGGTCGGAGATTCACTGGCAATGGTGGCACTCGGACACGATACAACGCTGCCGCTCACGCTTGATGAAATGATTTACCACGCAAAAGCGGTGCGACGTGGAGTAAAAGAAGCACTTCTGATCGTAGATTTGCCGTTTCTGACATATCAAGAAAGTGTGCAGCAAGCTCTGCACTCCGCAGGTCGCATTCTCAAAGAAACGGGTGCGGGTGCCGTGAAGCTAGAAGGCGGCTATCCAGTAATGGCGGAAACGGTTTCGCGGTTAGTGCAAGCGGGAATTCCGGTGATGGGTCATGTGGGATTAACGCCGCAATCGGTTCGGCAAACGGGATTTCGGCAACAAGGACGATCGACTGAAGCGGGAGAGCGAATTTTGTCTGAAGCGATCGCGCTCGAACAAGCGGGAGCCTTTGCGATTGTACTCGAACACATCCCCGCAGAATTAGCGCGAACGATTACGCAAAAGCTGACGATTCCGACCATCGGCATCGGGGCGGGAGCGGGTTGTGATGGTCAAGTGCTGGTGACTTCCGATGTGTTGGGGTTGGGAACGTGGAAGCCAAAGTTTGCGAAAGCGTATCTGGATTTGAATACGTTGATTACGCGATCGGTGCAGGAATATTGTGAAGAGGTGCGATCGGGCAAATTCCCGGTGGAGTAA
- a CDS encoding protein phosphatase 2C domain-containing protein, with protein sequence MQTDSIVQCPNCFCQALNSESQPFCHNCHTRIPKRYLWALGSTASPGELIDDRFLIKSGQIALDTKPGLPTSAIEVPPPLEPYLHLMTERPAIPQPYAVVGEIVFLELAPLYPSGARSEQGEDLSGQLMPRLEQVWNASRGFRQLHFLRQLAQLWRSLSVEKAASTLLNSDLIFADGDTVRVLELELDRGTVPLAELGKFWSSWQVQPAIAEFLNQVCQNLIQGQITNAEGLIEVLDAAIASQSTQQTRQIQLATLSDQGPSRSSNEDACYPVSGTSGANHSLLIVCDGVGGHEGGEVASNLAIQTIVQHTQTLTQNLEWGLEEAVLRANDAIAAKNDAERRQERQRMGTTVVMGLVRSHELYLTHVGDSRAYRITRRGCYQVTLDDDVASRQARSGYTLYREAVQRSSAGSLVQALGMGSSNTLHPSTQRFILDEDCVFLLCSDGLSDNDLVEEYWQSEIVPMLDGKTDLATVARRLVEIANTQNGHDNVTVGLIHCQIRETGQSSTVQLSELPERTKPTQMFAPSTSPPGLRTELQPRRSSWLKTLLMLLGLFSVAGAIAALFVPELIPTLSNRRPTVVESPLVPPVPDPPLALDTGALIRLDRPASDAGLPLLRTSGSPVDPARELVGQIPPGTVLQVLGRQQNTTDRSTWIRLKVCTPNPDAKLPNAVKAGDIGLQKESAIAPFSIADSNQLGVCTASTELPKPNVPSTP encoded by the coding sequence ATGCAAACTGATTCGATCGTGCAATGCCCCAACTGTTTTTGTCAGGCGCTCAATTCTGAAAGCCAGCCGTTTTGCCACAACTGTCACACCCGAATTCCAAAGCGTTACCTGTGGGCACTCGGATCAACTGCTTCACCTGGGGAATTGATCGACGATCGCTTTTTGATTAAGTCCGGTCAAATCGCATTAGACACAAAACCAGGGCTGCCGACGAGCGCGATCGAAGTCCCCCCACCGCTCGAACCTTATTTGCATCTGATGACCGAACGCCCTGCAATTCCACAGCCCTATGCCGTGGTTGGCGAGATCGTCTTTCTAGAATTGGCGCCGCTCTATCCCAGTGGGGCGCGTTCTGAACAGGGAGAAGATTTATCCGGGCAATTGATGCCGCGATTAGAGCAAGTGTGGAATGCAAGTCGCGGATTTCGTCAGCTTCACTTTTTGCGGCAACTGGCACAACTTTGGCGCAGTTTGAGTGTAGAAAAAGCTGCCTCTACGCTGCTGAATTCTGATCTTATCTTTGCAGATGGGGATACCGTTAGAGTCTTAGAGCTAGAGCTAGATCGAGGCACGGTCCCACTTGCAGAACTGGGAAAATTTTGGTCAAGTTGGCAAGTCCAGCCTGCGATCGCAGAATTCTTGAATCAAGTCTGTCAGAATTTAATTCAAGGACAGATTACCAACGCAGAAGGCTTGATCGAGGTGCTAGATGCTGCGATCGCGTCTCAAAGTACCCAACAAACTCGACAGATTCAACTCGCCACGCTCAGCGATCAGGGCCCAAGTCGTTCAAGTAACGAAGATGCCTGTTATCCAGTGAGCGGAACTAGCGGTGCGAATCATTCCCTCCTGATTGTCTGCGATGGCGTGGGTGGGCATGAAGGGGGAGAAGTTGCCTCAAACCTGGCAATTCAAACGATCGTGCAGCACACGCAAACGCTAACCCAGAATCTGGAGTGGGGACTCGAAGAAGCAGTGCTGAGAGCCAATGACGCGATCGCCGCAAAGAACGATGCAGAACGGCGACAAGAGCGTCAACGTATGGGAACTACAGTCGTTATGGGACTGGTACGATCGCACGAACTGTATCTGACGCACGTTGGCGATAGCCGCGCTTATCGTATTACTCGACGCGGCTGTTATCAGGTCACGCTTGATGATGATGTTGCCTCCCGCCAAGCTCGATCGGGCTACACCTTATACCGGGAAGCGGTACAACGCTCCTCGGCGGGCTCACTCGTACAAGCTCTGGGCATGGGAAGTTCAAACACTTTGCATCCCTCTACTCAACGATTTATTCTCGATGAAGACTGCGTTTTCCTATTGTGTTCGGATGGCTTGAGCGATAACGATCTCGTCGAAGAATACTGGCAAAGCGAAATTGTTCCAATGCTTGACGGTAAAACCGATCTTGCTACCGTTGCCCGCAGATTAGTGGAAATCGCCAACACGCAGAACGGTCACGATAACGTCACCGTCGGTTTAATTCATTGTCAAATCCGTGAAACGGGGCAATCCTCCACCGTGCAACTCAGTGAGCTACCAGAACGGACAAAACCAACTCAAATGTTTGCGCCTTCCACCTCGCCGCCCGGACTGCGAACCGAACTGCAACCGCGCCGATCGTCCTGGCTCAAAACGTTGCTGATGCTTCTGGGATTATTCAGCGTAGCAGGCGCGATCGCGGCACTATTTGTCCCAGAACTCATTCCCACCCTGAGCAATCGTCGTCCCACCGTTGTAGAATCGCCGCTCGTTCCGCCTGTACCCGATCCTCCCCTCGCTCTGGACACAGGCGCACTCATTCGTCTCGATCGCCCTGCAAGCGACGCAGGACTTCCACTCTTGAGAACATCTGGGTCGCCGGTTGATCCTGCTCGCGAACTCGTCGGACAAATCCCACCGGGAACCGTTTTACAAGTCCTGGGACGACAGCAGAACACGACAGATCGATCGACTTGGATACGCCTAAAAGTTTGCACCCCAAATCCAGATGCTAAACTGCCAAATGCCGTTAAAGCCGGAGACATCGGTTTGCAGAAAGAAAGCGCGATCGCGCCCTTCTCCATCGCTGATTCCAACCAACTCGGAGTCTGTACTGCTTCAACAGAACTGCCAAAACCGAACGTTCCTTCCACCCCATAG
- a CDS encoding transcriptional regulator: MSFVHRRFGFASLLLGLTIAAPSATAVPPFAPIAPPPVAPSLPQENQPDFRVAGLQRDFQGNLWVATSRSVAKIDPNTGRVLARVPLPNLTIGALAQDRVGRIWVGTSEGLWRIDPKTNQVTALNLFLPSNRVLALLVDQRGFLWVGTDSGLALVSPHEGLLMTTLKNLPGVSANALSLDPQGQLWVGTLDSLVQVDTATAKILHTTNLEEGAVQALALDRHGSLWAGTTSGLVKIDPANRRRERSITSLRGREILSAGFDAVGSIWVGTNRGLLRVNPYNGAIVGEVPNLPSNRVLSLAPDTGNKLWVGTSEGLAWVSMTNFQTRPHLLFSRTY, translated from the coding sequence ATGTCTTTCGTGCACCGCCGATTCGGATTTGCTTCGCTGTTGCTGGGTTTGACCATTGCCGCACCAAGTGCGACCGCTGTACCCCCATTTGCGCCGATCGCGCCGCCTCCGGTTGCGCCATCTTTACCGCAGGAGAATCAGCCCGATTTTCGAGTGGCAGGACTTCAGCGCGATTTTCAAGGCAATCTCTGGGTGGCAACTTCACGCAGCGTTGCAAAAATTGATCCTAATACCGGAAGAGTGCTTGCACGAGTGCCATTGCCGAATCTGACGATCGGGGCGCTGGCTCAAGATCGGGTGGGTCGAATTTGGGTCGGCACCAGTGAGGGACTTTGGCGCATCGATCCAAAAACGAATCAAGTGACTGCGCTCAATCTCTTTTTGCCATCGAATCGGGTGTTAGCTTTGCTTGTCGATCAGCGAGGCTTTCTTTGGGTCGGGACTGATTCGGGATTGGCGCTGGTCAGCCCGCATGAAGGGCTGCTGATGACGACGCTGAAGAACTTACCAGGTGTGAGTGCCAACGCGCTCAGCCTCGATCCGCAGGGGCAGCTTTGGGTGGGAACGCTCGATAGCTTGGTGCAGGTCGATACAGCAACCGCCAAGATTCTTCATACGACCAACTTGGAGGAAGGAGCGGTTCAGGCTTTAGCACTCGATCGACATGGCTCCCTCTGGGCGGGCACAACGAGCGGTTTGGTGAAAATTGATCCGGCAAATCGGCGACGGGAGCGATCAATCACATCGCTGCGGGGGCGTGAGATTCTGTCTGCGGGATTCGATGCCGTGGGCAGCATTTGGGTGGGAACCAATCGCGGATTGCTGCGCGTGAATCCCTACAATGGCGCGATCGTCGGTGAAGTACCGAATTTGCCTTCAAATCGTGTGTTGTCGCTTGCGCCTGATACTGGGAATAAGTTGTGGGTGGGAACCAGTGAGGGATTAGCCTGGGTGAGTATGACTAATTTTCAGACGAGACCGCATTTGCTATTTTCTAGAACGTATTAA
- a CDS encoding FAD-dependent oxidoreductase, giving the protein MAEQVYDVVVIGGGVTGTALLYSLAKFTDLKRIALVEKYSQIATVNSKSSNNSQTIHCGDIETNYSLEKALKVRRSADMIVRYSTALPPAIRDQVIYRYPKMVLGVGAEESQILRQRYEEFKPHFGGMQLLEKAQIAEVEPNVVKLNQHDRPEELVALAVLDDYTAVNYGALAQSLVEQAQEVADKTVDLMLGSPVKSIEPVGQNYRITIADTSITARFVVVSAGGHSLLFAHRMGIGLEYSCLPVAGNFYFTPQVLNGKVYTVQNDKLPFAAIHGDPDVTVPGKTRFGPTALPLPLLERYNLKTFVDYLEVLRFDQRVSAVLWDLFKVRDIRNYILKNFAFEVPIVSRRLFLKDAQKIVPSLQLEDLEFAHGVGGIRPQLIDKTQGKLILGQAEIDPGNGLRFNVTPSPGATTCLGNAEQDLLRIQQHLDCEVDRTWFNANIAILN; this is encoded by the coding sequence ATGGCAGAGCAGGTCTACGATGTCGTGGTGATTGGCGGTGGGGTTACAGGAACCGCTTTACTTTATTCGCTTGCAAAATTTACCGATCTAAAGCGCATCGCTCTGGTCGAGAAGTATTCGCAAATTGCAACTGTGAATTCCAAATCTAGCAATAACAGCCAGACAATTCACTGCGGCGACATCGAGACGAATTACAGCCTGGAAAAAGCACTGAAGGTGCGGCGATCGGCAGATATGATCGTGCGCTATTCGACTGCACTACCTCCAGCCATTCGCGATCAAGTCATCTACCGCTATCCCAAGATGGTTCTAGGCGTGGGAGCCGAAGAAAGTCAAATTTTGCGGCAACGGTACGAGGAATTTAAGCCGCACTTTGGGGGAATGCAGCTTTTAGAAAAGGCGCAAATTGCTGAGGTTGAACCGAACGTTGTTAAGCTCAACCAACACGATCGACCCGAAGAACTGGTAGCGCTTGCAGTGCTTGATGACTATACTGCCGTGAACTATGGTGCTTTGGCTCAGTCCCTGGTGGAGCAAGCACAAGAAGTGGCAGATAAGACAGTGGATTTGATGTTAGGCAGTCCGGTCAAGTCGATCGAACCGGTCGGACAGAACTACCGCATTACGATCGCAGACACCTCCATTACGGCGCGATTTGTTGTAGTCTCGGCCGGAGGACATAGCCTGCTCTTTGCTCACCGTATGGGAATTGGGCTGGAATATTCTTGCTTGCCGGTTGCGGGGAATTTCTACTTTACACCCCAAGTCCTCAACGGCAAGGTTTACACTGTGCAGAATGATAAACTTCCGTTCGCAGCAATTCATGGCGATCCGGATGTGACTGTGCCTGGAAAGACTCGGTTTGGGCCAACGGCGCTACCACTGCCCTTGTTAGAGCGCTACAACCTGAAGACGTTTGTGGATTATCTGGAAGTGTTGCGCTTCGATCAGCGTGTCAGCGCTGTTCTTTGGGATTTGTTTAAGGTGCGGGACATTCGCAACTACATTTTGAAGAACTTTGCATTTGAAGTGCCGATCGTCAGTCGTCGCCTGTTTCTAAAAGATGCACAGAAGATTGTGCCATCTTTGCAGCTAGAGGATTTAGAGTTTGCTCATGGAGTGGGTGGAATTCGTCCTCAGCTAATTGACAAAACTCAGGGCAAGCTCATTTTGGGGCAGGCAGAGATTGATCCAGGCAATGGCCTCCGGTTTAACGTGACACCTTCACCCGGCGCTACAACCTGCTTGGGTAATGCAGAACAGGACTTATTACGAATTCAGCAGCATCTAGATTGTGAGGTCGATCGCACTTGGTTCAATGCAAACATCGCAATTCTGAATTAG